In Panacibacter ginsenosidivorans, the following proteins share a genomic window:
- a CDS encoding DinB family protein, translating to MTTTKQPEYWMRGPIENIPALLQPVAHALLQARDEINEMMRNFPPELLWEKPAGNASVAFHLQHLTGVLDRLFTYAKAEQLDQQQLDYLVAEGKEDSAINTAMLLENFNKQVDLSLKQLSSTNENTLTGFRGVGRKQLPSTVVGLLFHAAEHTMRHTGQLLVTVKVLKQNNNR from the coding sequence ATGACAACTACAAAACAACCTGAATATTGGATGCGTGGTCCTATTGAAAATATTCCCGCATTATTGCAGCCTGTTGCCCACGCACTATTGCAGGCCAGAGATGAAATAAATGAAATGATGCGAAATTTTCCACCTGAATTATTATGGGAAAAGCCTGCAGGTAATGCCTCGGTTGCTTTTCATTTGCAACATTTAACTGGTGTGCTTGACAGGCTTTTTACTTATGCAAAAGCAGAACAGTTAGACCAGCAGCAATTAGATTATTTGGTAGCAGAAGGGAAAGAAGATAGTGCAATCAACACTGCTATGCTGCTGGAAAATTTTAATAAGCAAGTTGATCTTTCGCTTAAACAATTAAGCTCAACAAATGAAAACACGTTAACAGGTTTTCGTGGTGTTGGTCGTAAGCAATTACCTTCAACTGTAGTGGGACTATTATTTCATGCGGCAGAACATACCATGCGGCATACCGGTCAGTTACTTGTAACTGTAAAAGTTTTAAAACAAAATAATAACCGCTGA
- a CDS encoding flavin reductase family protein: protein MDTSVLQKVKVADIIVETALTKTFVLQPLNGWQPHYQPGQFITLLFYNTGTEKRRSFSLTSNPLQENFLSITVKRVVNGEYSRYMLDHVLNGDEFYTTGISGFFILPKEKPANIKQILFLAAGSGITPVYTLIRAALQKWNDVSITLIYSNRHENDVIFFEALQFLQKQHSDRFKIEFLFSDNINIHKARLSNYLLNILLKKYKVEANNALFYMCGPFDYMLMIQITLLSYGVPMKSIYKEQFSTLPRIVKPVPPDTGKHNATIHIGHTEYELSVQYPSTILAVAKSQNIMLPYSCEAGRCGSCTAKCTSGKVWMAYNEVLTDDEIAKGCVLVCQAYPVGGDVVIEYE, encoded by the coding sequence ATGGATACTTCAGTGCTTCAAAAAGTGAAAGTGGCAGATATTATCGTTGAAACAGCTTTGACAAAAACTTTTGTATTACAACCACTCAATGGTTGGCAACCTCACTACCAGCCCGGACAATTCATTACCTTACTTTTTTATAATACGGGCACAGAAAAAAGAAGATCATTTTCACTTACCTCAAATCCTTTACAGGAAAATTTTTTAAGCATTACTGTTAAAAGAGTAGTAAACGGAGAATATTCCCGTTACATGCTGGATCATGTGTTAAACGGAGATGAATTCTATACAACAGGCATATCTGGTTTTTTTATACTTCCCAAAGAGAAACCAGCTAACATAAAACAGATACTCTTTCTCGCTGCAGGAAGTGGCATCACGCCTGTTTATACATTGATAAGGGCCGCATTGCAAAAATGGAATGATGTGTCCATAACACTCATTTACAGCAATCGTCATGAAAATGATGTGATCTTTTTTGAAGCATTGCAATTCCTGCAAAAGCAACATTCTGATCGTTTTAAAATTGAATTTCTCTTTAGCGACAATATTAATATTCATAAAGCAAGATTGAGCAATTATCTTTTGAATATTCTTTTAAAAAAATACAAAGTAGAAGCAAACAATGCTTTGTTCTATATGTGCGGTCCTTTTGATTACATGTTAATGATACAAATAACCTTGTTATCTTATGGAGTTCCAATGAAAAGTATTTATAAAGAACAATTCAGCACCTTACCAAGAATTGTAAAACCAGTTCCGCCTGATACCGGTAAGCATAACGCAACTATTCACATTGGGCATACAGAATATGAACTTTCTGTTCAATATCCATCAACGATCTTAGCTGTAGCAAAATCACAAAATATTATGCTGCCTTATAGTTGTGAAGCAGGTCGCTGTGGCAGTTGTACAGCAAAATGCACCAGCGGCAAAGTATGGATGGCTTACAATGAAGTACTCACCGATGATGAAATTGCAAAAGGTTGTGTATTGGTTTGCCAGGCTTATCCTGTAGGCGGCGATGTTGTGATAGAATATGAATAA